From the Trifolium pratense cultivar HEN17-A07 linkage group LG4, ARS_RC_1.1, whole genome shotgun sequence genome, the window GACGGCCAATAAAGTTGAGGGAGGTGAGTTTGGGGAATCTTCGAATGAGATTGAGAGCTTGTTCCGTTGTTAGATTGGATTTGATAGTGAGAGAGGATCGAAGACGGTTGGTGATGGAGAGAAATTGTTTGGAGACGAGGGAGAGAGATTTGTAGTCTTTATCATTCATGAGCAAGTGTTTGAATATAAGTTCCCAACACTCATCAGGTAAATAAACAGAAAATCTGAGAgaatttgttgttttaattcTCTTAGTTTTCATATTGATGAAGAGTACTGTTTTGAGAGAATTTGTTGTTGGGGAATCAAGGAAAGAGGGAGGGAGcatattgagagagagagagagagagagagagagagagagagagagagacactCTAGTAATCAAGGAAAGAGGGATAATTTGATGGATCTCAAATTCTACTAGTAATTTATTTATACTGAAAGTTTTACCTTGCTGCATAAGgaaaaaaagatataaaatcttttttttttttttttttggtcaggtagatATAAAATCTTTTTAATAGATCTTATATTTCAAAGTAGATTTATAATCTTTTTTCGACAGGATATTTAATCCATCCATCAACCAATTAAAACACGTCAGTCACATAGTAGAATGTAATGTAACCTACCCCACATTTGAAACAAGAGAAAAACGTACGTACCTGTTCTGCAAGAGAAAACCGGAGGGAATATAACGGGTGTTTTACTTGGCAGTAACAAACAACTAACAATAAACTGAACATACAAAAGGATCAAATGGGACCCCACTTATCCAACGCATTTCCACACACTCTTCTCTTCAAATATGTCTAACTTTGTTGCAAGAACAAAGGCAAAAAACATAATAAGCAAATTTGAAAACCTCAATGGCTACAACAGCAACATGTTATTTACATCCCAAAaattcaaaacctttttcacaTTTCACTACAAACCCACCATCCATTCCTTCAACTTATCCAACCCATGTTTCATTATTAACTTCATTAGACTATCCATCACATTTACATTGTTCCAACTCAACTCGAAGATCAAATGTTCGAGTAAATGCCAAAAAGAACAATCCATGGCTTGACCCTTTTAACGACGGAGAAGACCCGAACATGGAATACGGTTCCTTGTTTTCAGACGGTAAACAAGACGAGGATTCAAGGCCACCGGATGATCCAAATAACCCTTATGGATTCTTGAAATTTCCACCTGGTTTTACAGTTGAGATAGCTTCTTTGGGATTGAAAGTTAGAGGTGATGTTAGGAGATGTTGTTGTGTGGTAGCTGGTGGTGTTTATGagaatttgttgttttttccaACTATACAGTTGATTAAGGATAGGTATCCTGGTGTTCAGATTGATGTTGTGGGTTCTGAGAGAGGGAAACAATGTTATGAGTTGAATAAGAATGTTAGATGGGCTAATGTTTTTGATCCTGATGATGACTTTCCTGAGCCTGCTGAGTATACTGATTTTGTTGGTCAACTGAAGGTTGGTTGGCAAGCATATTTTCTTAATACTTTGTGTAAAGCAAGTTTAGATTTTTTATCGTCAAAACATTGAGACAGAAAATTGATCATACCCTGTGAATTACCGACACAGACACTAACACACAAATAcaagtaataatttgagaaaataaaagtgattaaATATAACTATGTGTGTCAGTGTTGCGACCGTCTTCCATGAATACGTCTTCAAATTTGAAGTGTCACTGTTACATAGATCATACATTTCTACATGCACATATAGAAAAATGAGTTAAATTCATGGTCTAAAATAGTAAGATGGTGAGACATGACTGAACATTTATTTTACCGTTGCTATATAATCATTgcaatctaaaaaaaatagtgacaATGTAGTAGTAATATTATCGTCTTGAGATTGTATTCATGGTGAAATGAAACAATTTGGACTTTGGAGAGAACAATAGGCTAAGGTTGTTCTTATAGTATGAGAGGTGTTCAATGATTTCTGTCATGCAATTCTGAATACTTTGTGTATTGTATAGAATTTAGGGGGTTCCCTCATGTGGTGAAGCTTAAGAAATACTTTTTTGATTCAATTCTCATGTTCTGTGTTACGCATTACAATGTTGCAAACTTGCAAGCAAACCTCAAAAATCTTCTAGATTTTGCCTGCTACTTCCTACGTTACATATATTAGAAATTCTATCGTAACAAATACATTGTTGTGTTATGCTTACAGAGTAGGTACTATGATATGGTCTTAAGCACCAAATTGGCAGGAATTGGCCATGCATCATATTTATTCATGACAACTGCTCGAGATAGAGTTAGTTATGTCTACCCAAATGTGAATGCTGCAGGAGCAGGACTGTTTCTATCTGAAACATTCACACCCGATAGTCCAAATCTTTCAGAAGGAGGATATCATATGTAAGTTTGTACATGTTTGGAATTGCAGAGAGTTTGACAAAATCCGAGTGACATAGTGGTTTTGTCAAAGCTCTAAAGTGTAGCTTTTGTCAAAATCACGATAGCACACCATGATTCTGCGAAATTCACCGTCAATCCAAAAAATGCACTTTGTTACAATTACAATAGATTTAGACTTAACATTAGATAgattttcacaaaagttttgtTTAACTGATGAACATTCCCAATGAGTTTGTTGAACTAGGTATCATCAGATGGAAGACTGGCTAGGTAGATCATTTCGAAGCGTTCCAAAGCAGGTTGTACCACCACTTAAAATATCGCTTTCAAGGAAGTTAAAGGAAGTTGTGGAGGAGAAATACACAAAAGCAGGTGTAAGGAAAGGAAGATATGTTGTGATTCATGGGATACAATCAGACTCAAAGGCCTCAATGCAGTCTAGGGGTGATTCTGATAGCTTGCTACCCCTTGAAGTGTGGGCTGAAATTTCTGATGCTGTAAGGTATGTAGTGTTGCCCTCTAAAATAGAGTCTGTCTTATGCTGTAAGGTATGTAGTGTTGCCCTCTAAATTTCTGATGCTGTAAGACTTGTTAGTAACTATTGTTACACAAGACTGTTTGGAAtaaattatttgagtttatctgctaatataatcatttatgagactgtttgagagagcttatgaaaacagcttatgacacatccataaactattttcagcttattttcataagctctccaggatggcttatgaaaatagtttgacttaTTTTATCTTATGTTATAGAATAACTTttatataagcacttatatgatcaACACTTATGGACAATATTTTTAACAATTAATAAACAACAGGGATTTTACGCCTCTTTTTGTCATTCCACATgagaaagaaagggaaaatgTTGAGGAAATTGTTGGAGAAGATTCCTCCATAATATTCATCACCACCCCTGGACAGGTACTCAAATATATCTAATACAAGTTATTTTGAATGAGCAAAACATTGAACCATGATGTGTCaatattgaaaaacaaaaaagaagggATAAGACAAAAATAAGGGACAGTGAATCATAACCATTAGATGGAGATTGATCATCTAACATGCTATGGTTTTGTTTGAATCTAATATATCGTAGTTAAAATATGAGTTGTTCAATCTTTATTTAACAATTTCAAGTCCCTGACTATAGTGATCTTGGATTTGTGATTGCATGGAATTTGGATCCAAAAACAAATTTGACGAGATTCCATTCTCTGGTTGTATGGTTTAGTTGGCTGCTCTTATTAATGACTCAGCTGGAGTGATAGCTACCAATACAGCCGCAATTCAGCTTGCACACGCACGCGAAAAACCTAGGTACTTTTATCATTCAAAGAAATTATAAAGGCTCCTCAAATGGCACATTTATTTAACTTCACAAGAAACCAGAAAATTGGTTTCATCAAGCTGCAGGACATTCACGTTGCTCCAATAATAAAACTGTATCTCATTTTATGCAGTGTTGCCCTATTTGGCTCTCAAGAGAAGGGAAACAAGTTTGTTCCACGTGCTGAAGAGAAGAAATGCATTGTGATATCATCGAAGACGGGGAAGTTGATTGATATAGATGTTGAGGCTGTAAAAAATGCAGTTCAAACTTTCAACCTGTCTCTAGCTTTTGCATAGCCTAAGCGGTTGTCTAAATGTGATTAAAACTTACAGCAATAATGAATGTATATCGACAAATTCATGGTTTTCTTCGTGTTAGTTATGGATAAGAAAGCAGGTGCATGAAAACAAAAGTCaaaacactataaaaaatatgtcgAGAAACCTGTGAGAAGCACAAGCATTAATCTTGTGACAGAGAAAAACAAAGGTGAACCCTTTTATccaaacaacaaacaaaaaatgtgaaTCGTTATCACATGTGCAAGATTGCACTTATTAAAATTATCACCTAAATCAGTGTACACTTTGAAAAGCTTGTCACATACATATGTCAATAGCCGCCTCAATGATGTCTTAGTCAGTTGGAATAATCCAACGGCTGACGTCTGACTAGAAAGACTGCAGAGGGAAGTAGAGAATCCAAATCTGTATCGACAAACTGCAGTTCATTTGAAATTGTTTTGTGGAATCAGAACATATAAATAGAGACGAGATTCCAATGCAGAAGCAAGAAGCAGAAACATACAGAGAGTTTGGCACCTCAGATGCAACTGAATCGTCCAAGTTATATCTAATCTACTGAAATTAAATCAGTTGAGTGGCTTCGCACGAGTCGATGCATCTTCCTTTGATTCGACACGAATCATAAACACATATCCTAAAATCCACAGGAGAATGTACTGAAAAGGAACCCATGGAAGGCATGCTAGAAGACTCATGATGCTGCCAATATATTGAGGATCACTGATGACTCCGAAAGGGAATTCGGTTACCCAAGGAATTGTCTTTCCGAAGCGTACACCGTAATACGTGCCAGCCTCACCAAGCAACTGATAAACCCTGTTATTTCAACATATCATCATTATgattagaaaaatttcaaagcAATACAAACAATTGTATCCATAATTAAGAGAGTTTCTTGCTTGAATACTTCccaaattaaaacataatattttGTTTCTAACTTTTATATAATCACATATTAGAGTTATGTTTTTCAATGTGCATGGCTACATTGTTTGgtcataataaaaatataagtaaaatacCCTTCTGCAATTATGATATTCTCTCAGCCAAAATATCTAATTAAATTCCTTATGCCTTAAAACCTATGCAACATCAATGACCAACACCGATATATATGATTACATTCAAtcacattcatttttttaaaattgttagtAGTCTTTACATATCAATGTGTGTCCCGTGTATGTGCTTCATACCTTAGAATACCatcttcaaaataaattatataccAAATATTAGCATTATGAATTTACACCGTTGTACCAATTGGCATATCAAATTGAGACATTTATTTCACAAGCAATCACAAATGTCAGCAGCTTAATACAAAATCCTTAAAGATCTGATTTTTACTCCAAACAAACTAAACTAACAAGAACACATAGatgccaaaatcaattttaagtcTTCAAAAGCCAGAAGTGAATCcaaacttttacttaatttcCTTTTCTTATCCTAATATTCAATAAGCATTATGATAAAACTAACCTCACATTTATTCAACAAATAACACattattttcaaacaaaaatccTTCATTTCAGCACCCTATTATTAGATCCACAAAGTACTCcaaatgaaacaaaaagaaactACCTGAAGTTAAGGAACTGTCCAAAGGCAAAAAGTGGCCAGAAGTAAAAAGGAGGAGGCCAATGAAAAGAAGAGACAGAAAAGAGTGAAATGAACTGAATGATCTTCAACAAATGACCAACATAAGCCATAATCTTTGAAGGGTCTCTTCCTTTACCACATAAGTCCACCCATGATTGAGGCCAATTCCATACATAATAGTAGAAAGGAAATTGTGATAACACAACAATAGCCAAAACAATTCCCATTACACtatagtagatttttttttttgcttttttgctGAATGTGTTGTGTGTTTCAACaatgtattttgttttgattttgatccCTCCTGGAAAAGAGGGTCACAGATCTTCAGCTCACTCTTTGATCACTGGACCACATTGATTTAGTgacaaatatataacattaaaaatgaGAGTTTTCTatgaaaaaaacattaaaaatgatattttgacagTATAATATTCCCATACTAAATATTCATACTAtgtacttgacaaaaaaaaataaaaaattcatactATGTGTTTttcattgtttgttttttcctcttattaagTCACACTGACAGTCACAAGAGATCATTAATTAACACAATTAAATTGAAGTTGCTTAACTCTTGATGGTTCTAATATGCGAGTTCAGATTCTCTCCATTTATTATCCCTCCATTTGaagagagatagacacattaAGAATTAGTGGGACCCATTAAAAGTGGGTCCCACTAATTTGTGGACCCCACTAATTTTTCcatgtgtctatctctctctaaattctctccatttattatccctccatttattctccatttggagagagatagacacGTTAAGAATTAGTGGGACCCATTAAAAATGGGTCCCACTAATTTGTGGACCCCACTAATTTTTTcatgtgtctatctctctctaaaTGAAGAATAAATAGAGAGATAATAAATGGAGGGAACCTGAACTCCTAATATGCtacataaatttaataatttttcattcaaaaagTCTTTAAGAACTTAAAATATGCCTTAAATATAATTAGTTAAATCATGTTTTCATTAACTTCTAAAgttacattattatatataacatataGTAGTAATAGGTTATATTGACATATGATCCTCCTCGTACTTGCCACAATATTTATACAAGGTTACGTCTTTAAGATCCACTATGAGActaattcatttattttaatattataataataaagtggtgcgaatgaaaaatgaagagaaagagTGTTTTCAAAGCCACCATTTGAAACACCcaccattgtggatgctctaataTGTTCCTTAAAATTAGCAACATACCTAAATTGTTTTTGCCATTCGAATCTTAATTTTATGAAACATCACTTACAAAGTTTTACACAAAAAGGAGTTCCTTAacattta encodes:
- the LOC123921222 gene encoding photosynthetic NDH subunit of subcomplex B 1, chloroplastic → MATTATCYLHPKNSKPFSHFTTNPPSIPSTYPTHVSLLTSLDYPSHLHCSNSTRRSNVRVNAKKNNPWLDPFNDGEDPNMEYGSLFSDGKQDEDSRPPDDPNNPYGFLKFPPGFTVEIASLGLKVRGDVRRCCCVVAGGVYENLLFFPTIQLIKDRYPGVQIDVVGSERGKQCYELNKNVRWANVFDPDDDFPEPAEYTDFVGQLKSRYYDMVLSTKLAGIGHASYLFMTTARDRVSYVYPNVNAAGAGLFLSETFTPDSPNLSEGGYHMYHQMEDWLGRSFRSVPKQVVPPLKISLSRKLKEVVEEKYTKAGVRKGRYVVIHGIQSDSKASMQSRGDSDSLLPLEVWAEISDAVRDFTPLFVIPHEKERENVEEIVGEDSSIIFITTPGQLAALINDSAGVIATNTAAIQLAHAREKPSVALFGSQEKGNKFVPRAEEKKCIVISSKTGKLIDIDVEAVKNAVQTFNLSLAFA
- the LOC123921224 gene encoding phosphatidyl-N-methylethanolamine N-methyltransferase-like translates to MGIVLAIVVLSQFPFYYYVWNWPQSWVDLCGKGRDPSKIMAYVGHLLKIIQFISLFSVSSFHWPPPFYFWPLFAFGQFLNFRVYQLLGEAGTYYGVRFGKTIPWVTEFPFGVISDPQYIGSIMSLLACLPWVPFQYILLWILGYVFMIRVESKEDASTRAKPLN